One window of Flavobacterium dauae genomic DNA carries:
- a CDS encoding TonB-dependent receptor plug domain-containing protein produces MKIKYIYFSLICMNGLVMQAQVDSLSQKIEETNLEELVITSQIEPQSLKKSINNVRLITKEDIQNLGAVNLGDVLNQYINITVTPDSSTGSSKVSMFGLDSRYFKILIDNVPLVSENGFGNSTDLSQINLNDVERIEIIEGAMGVTHGANAVSGILNIITKKSADHKWEIQLTSQEETIGKEFSFFDKGRHIQALKVNHNINENWFASLTFNRNDSRGFLGGQEGKYHEFNDTKRGYTFLPKEQLQGSALVNYSRENLRVFYRFEFLDEDLDYYNPTVQSGYNENLGAYKYGLDKRYFVNRLYHHLNATGKLFNQVNFNVSLSYQQQKREQESFNYNITHDLETSNVKKKQKSTDVLYSTGTFSNFFDSKTFNLQLGYELLGTSGFSIVDELSVDPKDIEKKLNNYDVFAVTDINLNEKFSFRPGFRYSFQSKFKNQYSYTLGGRYLMDKGFEARAALGQSYRTPDFDELYSRLIFDGHYFIGNEDLLPEKSNSIEVSLKKTTLFLNGNKTSVLSNHFMISRNDIKDRITSAIVGFDGSTPMYKNINISKYESYNFSSTNQFAVDNWKFNLGASLTMVSQVVDNAGFSSDDKFFNNFNLNSSVSYSVAKWNTTFSAYYKFIGKAQQWVIGDNEYVISETDSYNNLDASVRKSFWNNKFEATIGSRNIFNVTTLNRSRMNEGGGHDVEPSLNLFSGRSYFVKLMYNFNFN; encoded by the coding sequence ATGAAAATTAAATACATATATTTTTCTTTGATTTGTATGAATGGCTTGGTAATGCAGGCACAGGTTGATTCTTTATCTCAAAAGATAGAAGAAACAAATTTAGAAGAATTAGTTATAACATCGCAAATAGAACCGCAATCTTTGAAGAAATCTATAAATAATGTACGATTAATTACTAAAGAAGATATTCAAAATCTAGGTGCAGTTAATTTAGGTGATGTATTAAATCAATATATAAATATAACCGTTACTCCAGATAGTTCAACAGGAAGCTCAAAAGTTTCTATGTTTGGGTTAGACTCTAGGTATTTTAAAATTTTAATTGATAACGTACCTTTAGTCAGCGAAAATGGTTTTGGAAACAGCACCGATTTATCACAAATAAATTTAAACGATGTAGAAAGAATTGAAATTATTGAAGGAGCAATGGGTGTAACGCACGGAGCTAATGCGGTAAGCGGAATTTTAAATATTATTACCAAAAAGTCTGCCGATCATAAATGGGAAATTCAATTAACATCACAAGAAGAAACAATTGGTAAAGAATTTTCTTTTTTTGATAAAGGAAGGCATATACAAGCTCTAAAAGTTAATCATAATATTAACGAGAATTGGTTTGCATCTTTAACATTTAACCGCAATGATTCTCGTGGTTTTTTAGGTGGACAAGAAGGTAAATATCACGAATTTAACGATACTAAAAGAGGCTATACTTTTTTACCTAAAGAACAATTACAAGGAAGTGCACTTGTTAATTACAGTAGAGAAAATCTACGTGTTTTTTACAGATTTGAATTTTTAGACGAAGATTTAGATTATTATAATCCTACCGTACAATCTGGCTACAACGAAAATTTAGGTGCCTATAAATATGGATTAGATAAGCGTTATTTTGTAAATAGATTGTACCATCATTTAAATGCAACCGGGAAACTTTTTAATCAAGTTAATTTTAATGTTTCGTTATCGTATCAACAACAAAAACGTGAGCAAGAAAGTTTTAATTATAACATAACGCATGATCTTGAAACTTCAAATGTAAAGAAAAAACAAAAATCAACCGATGTTCTTTATTCTACAGGTACATTTAGTAATTTTTTCGATAGCAAAACATTTAATCTACAACTTGGATATGAATTATTAGGAACAAGTGGTTTTTCTATAGTTGATGAATTATCGGTAGATCCAAAAGATATAGAAAAAAAGTTAAACAACTACGATGTTTTTGCAGTTACAGACATTAACTTAAATGAAAAATTTTCGTTTCGTCCGGGATTTAGATACTCTTTTCAATCAAAATTTAAAAATCAATATTCTTACACATTAGGTGGTAGATATTTAATGGATAAAGGTTTTGAAGCCCGTGCTGCTTTAGGACAATCATATAGAACTCCTGATTTTGACGAATTGTACTCTCGCCTTATTTTTGACGGTCATTATTTTATAGGAAATGAAGATTTACTGCCAGAGAAAAGTAATTCTATAGAAGTAAGTTTAAAAAAGACTACGCTATTTTTAAATGGTAACAAAACATCTGTTTTATCAAATCATTTCATGATAAGCCGTAATGATATAAAAGATCGTATTACAAGTGCAATTGTTGGTTTTGATGGTTCAACACCTATGTATAAAAACATAAATATTAGTAAGTACGAAAGTTATAATTTTTCTTCTACAAATCAGTTTGCTGTAGATAATTGGAAATTTAATTTAGGAGCTTCACTTACTATGGTTTCTCAAGTTGTTGATAATGCGGGTTTTAGTTCTGATGATAAATTCTTTAACAACTTTAATTTAAATTCAAGTGTTTCGTATAGCGTAGCTAAATGGAACACTACTTTTTCTGCATACTATAAATTTATAGGCAAAGCACAACAGTGGGTTATTGGAGATAACGAATATGTAATTTCAGAAACAGATTCGTATAATAATTTAGATGCTTCAGTTCGTAAATCATTTTGGAACAATAAGTTTGAAGCAACCATTGGATCCCGAAATATTTTTAACGTTACAACTTTAAACAGATCTAGAATGAATGAAGGTGGAGGACATGATGTTGAACCAAGTTTAAACCTATTTAGTGGACGCAGTTATTTTGTTAAGTTAATGTATAATTTCAATTTTAATTAA
- a CDS encoding HmuY family protein, whose translation MKKSIFILAFASFIFASCSDDNNTNDPVIVKPVEGGTVAAKVGGPNQPNQVFVDLSANTQSIAKRDTWDLGFSTGADFRVIINGSVKMAVKKLETTNIDEVQTQDNAVAVGTETIASWGYVDNPTGILTGNGAGIGTAIAEISATATDNYVYLVNMGFEVGTSTPSTGSVALDGNSRGWKKIRITRDGNDYVVDYANLADTTHKTVKVSKKSDFNFTFLSLATGQEVSVQPTKKQWDLSFTSFTNYIDYGQDQITYGFADFITTNILVGTKVYMVQSTAATLASEFTAFTKANVEEGKFSTSTTDQRVIGDTWRVGGGPSSQPSIKDERFYVVKDVDGNYFKVKFIALTNDAGKRGNPVFEYELLK comes from the coding sequence ATGAAAAAATCAATTTTCATTTTAGCATTCGCATCATTTATTTTCGCATCTTGTTCAGATGATAATAATACAAACGATCCGGTAATAGTTAAACCAGTAGAAGGTGGTACCGTTGCTGCTAAAGTAGGTGGTCCAAACCAGCCAAATCAGGTTTTTGTTGATTTAAGTGCAAATACACAATCAATCGCAAAAAGAGATACTTGGGATTTAGGTTTTTCAACGGGGGCTGACTTTAGAGTTATTATTAACGGTTCGGTTAAAATGGCAGTTAAAAAATTAGAAACTACTAATATTGACGAAGTGCAAACTCAAGACAATGCAGTTGCAGTTGGAACAGAAACAATAGCAAGTTGGGGGTATGTTGATAATCCAACAGGTATTTTAACCGGAAACGGAGCAGGAATTGGAACAGCAATAGCTGAAATCTCAGCAACTGCAACTGATAACTATGTATATTTGGTTAATATGGGGTTTGAAGTAGGAACAAGCACACCTAGTACAGGTTCTGTTGCTTTAGATGGTAACTCAAGAGGTTGGAAAAAGATCAGAATTACAAGAGACGGTAACGATTATGTTGTTGACTACGCAAATTTAGCAGACACAACACACAAAACAGTTAAGGTTTCTAAGAAATCTGATTTTAACTTTACATTCTTAAGCTTAGCAACAGGACAAGAAGTTTCTGTACAACCAACTAAAAAACAATGGGATTTATCTTTTACTAGTTTTACTAATTACATTGATTATGGACAAGATCAAATAACTTACGGTTTTGCCGATTTTATTACAACAAACATTCTTGTTGGTACAAAAGTTTATATGGTACAATCTACAGCAGCAACATTAGCATCTGAATTTACTGCCTTTACAAAAGCTAATGTAGAAGAAGGTAAATTTTCAACATCTACTACCGATCAAAGAGTTATTGGAGATACGTGGAGAGTAGGAGGTGGACCATCTTCGCAACCAAGTATCAAAGATGAACGTTTCTATGTTGTTAAAGATGTAGATGGAAACTACTTCAAAGTAAAATTCATTGCATTAACTAATGATGCAGGTAAAAGAGGAAACCCAGTTTTTGAATACGAATTGCTTAAGTAA
- a CDS encoding peptidoglycan-binding protein LysM, with amino-acid sequence MIKKCSYFIITASVIAAVTMAFKGIETTLVTNDYYKINQPLAYNVPTSKETLESINKALKESEFSMETTHSFIDFKEAVAMSESDGDYQSVNSYGYLGKYQFGKGTLKFIGIKKSDDFLNNPALQEKAFVAYLKKNKWILRKELKKYVGKTINGIQITESGILAAAHLGGAGAVQDFLRSNGEVAFVDGYGTNIKVYLKKFANYDLSGLKAEKNPTVL; translated from the coding sequence ATGATAAAAAAATGTTCTTATTTTATTATAACAGCCAGTGTAATTGCAGCGGTAACTATGGCGTTTAAAGGCATTGAAACCACTTTGGTAACAAATGACTATTACAAAATAAACCAACCTTTAGCGTACAATGTACCAACAAGTAAAGAAACATTAGAAAGCATAAACAAGGCTTTAAAAGAAAGCGAATTTTCAATGGAAACAACCCATTCTTTTATTGATTTTAAAGAAGCGGTTGCAATGAGCGAGTCAGACGGAGACTACCAATCTGTAAATTCATATGGGTATTTGGGAAAATACCAGTTTGGAAAAGGAACCTTAAAATTTATTGGAATTAAAAAGAGTGATGACTTTTTAAACAATCCGGCCTTACAGGAGAAAGCTTTCGTTGCTTACTTGAAAAAAAACAAATGGATTTTGCGTAAAGAACTAAAAAAATACGTTGGTAAAACAATTAACGGTATTCAAATAACCGAGTCGGGGATATTGGCAGCGGCTCATTTAGGTGGTGCCGGTGCGGTACAAGATTTTTTACGGTCGAATGGAGAAGTAGCTTTTGTTGACGGATACGGAACCAATATCAAAGTTTATTTAAAGAAGTTTGCTAATTATGATTTATCGGGATTAAAAGCAGAAAAGAATCCTACGGTTTTATAA
- the gldJ gene encoding gliding motility lipoprotein GldJ has translation MKINKIMTLQLIAVMAASIGLTSCGNSNSSMSSATGWKINDKKGGFQYNTSYDGTEVPYGMVAIEGGTFTMGRVQDDVMGDWNNSATQQYVQSFFMDETEVTNLMYTEYLNWTKAVYPPTETRYRQIYTAALPDTLVWRNQLGFTETLTNTYLRHPAYQNYPVVGVSWVQANDFSKWRTDRVNELNLERAGYIAKGAKTDKVHGEQSFSTRTYLQAPTKAYAGNDSIVFKGVKNRAKDGQTGVYAKMEYGIFSAEFRLPTEAEWEYAASVRKSDRVYNNQQGRNKYPWGSDDVRTNSRRSKGDYLANFKQGRGDYGGIAGWSTDAGEITTAVKTFPANDWGLYDMAGNVAEWVADVYRPEISSQVNDMNYFRGNVYNKSVIGPDGTVQVVSTNIQYDTLPNGKLHPRALPGEIQKERVGTEDTFLRRNFQGDNSIGYKDGDSFANAGLEGTMYNAPQNAASYDEQGNLTFTLDDSDTRTSLINNNSRVIKGGSWKDRSYWLDPATRRFIDQYSASDFVGFRNAMTKVGNTKSNAKKKARG, from the coding sequence ATGAAGATTAATAAAATTATGACATTACAATTGATTGCTGTTATGGCGGCGTCAATTGGGCTAACAAGTTGTGGGAACAGTAATTCAAGTATGTCTTCGGCAACAGGCTGGAAAATAAACGACAAGAAAGGCGGTTTTCAGTATAACACGTCATACGATGGTACCGAAGTTCCTTACGGAATGGTTGCTATTGAAGGGGGTACATTTACAATGGGACGCGTTCAAGACGACGTAATGGGTGATTGGAACAACAGTGCCACACAACAATATGTTCAGTCGTTTTTTATGGACGAAACCGAAGTTACGAACCTTATGTACACGGAATATCTAAACTGGACAAAAGCGGTTTATCCACCAACTGAAACAAGGTATCGCCAAATATATACTGCGGCTTTACCCGATACATTGGTTTGGCGTAACCAGTTAGGTTTTACTGAAACATTAACAAACACTTATTTACGTCACCCGGCTTATCAAAACTATCCTGTTGTTGGTGTTTCTTGGGTTCAGGCAAACGATTTTTCTAAATGGAGAACAGATCGTGTAAATGAATTGAACTTAGAACGTGCAGGTTATATTGCCAAAGGTGCAAAAACAGACAAAGTACACGGCGAGCAATCATTCTCAACGCGTACCTACTTACAAGCACCTACAAAAGCTTATGCCGGAAATGACAGCATTGTTTTCAAAGGTGTTAAAAACCGAGCAAAAGACGGTCAAACCGGCGTTTATGCAAAAATGGAGTATGGTATTTTTTCTGCCGAATTCCGTTTACCTACCGAAGCAGAGTGGGAATATGCAGCAAGCGTAAGAAAATCTGACCGCGTATATAACAATCAACAAGGAAGAAACAAATACCCTTGGGGTTCTGATGATGTTCGTACGAATTCTCGCAGATCAAAAGGTGATTACCTAGCAAACTTTAAACAAGGACGTGGTGATTATGGCGGTATCGCAGGATGGTCAACCGATGCCGGTGAAATCACAACTGCAGTTAAAACATTCCCTGCAAACGATTGGGGATTGTATGATATGGCTGGAAACGTTGCTGAATGGGTTGCCGATGTTTACCGTCCGGAAATTTCTTCTCAAGTAAACGATATGAACTATTTCCGCGGAAATGTTTACAACAAAAGCGTTATTGGTCCTGATGGCACTGTACAAGTAGTAAGTACAAATATCCAATATGATACATTGCCAAACGGAAAATTACATCCACGCGCATTACCTGGTGAAATTCAGAAAGAGCGTGTAGGAACTGAAGACACTTTCTTAAGACGTAATTTCCAAGGTGATAACAGTATTGGTTATAAAGATGGTGATTCTTTTGCCAATGCCGGATTAGAAGGAACAATGTATAACGCACCACAAAACGCAGCAAGTTACGACGAGCAAGGTAATTTAACATTTACATTAGATGACAGTGACACCAGAACCAGTTTAATTAACAACAATTCACGCGTAATTAAAGGAGGTTCTTGGAAAGACAGATCTTATTGGTTAGATCCTGCAACACGCAGATTTATTGATCAATACAGTGCTTCAGATTTTGTAGGATTTAGAAATGCAATGACTAAAGTAGGTAACACAAAGTCAAATGCTAAGAAAAAAGCCAGAGGCTAA
- the porU gene encoding type IX secretion system sortase PorU has translation MKKMLPVFALLGSIAVNAQTKNVQLQWGEQNLTMSNAGNFFLPSFQTEYFGYNSGEKTIGAKVLINNVQGNQVRIVSQNLQAIDLSKYKDINVKNIPLAINPKISIYTTKGVKSAIVTFNPIIKTASGYSKVTNIVFEVFGATGDSFGKVERIFTVENSVLAQGNWFRFKVGETGVYRLDKNFLTKLGIPADVDPRTIKVYGYGGDMRPLANSKNEYFDLPEVAIQFQGEQDGVLNDSDAALFYAVGTKGWSSENATHLNLYSNDAYYYVTYGGTSGKRMQTYTEPSAAATVTYTDYIARVFDEKNIENIVQLSRKTFGENYGQSFDKQVVLQTPMLNSSKQATIGINVAAISQNTTTFNITLNGQQIGAQTVDGKSKSDNILAAEAYFSNQRNLSSETNNFNIGFNNNGVPSARGFLDFVAIDYYKHLAGYNKQFKFNFADAVAEVGVGAFQINNAQSISQVWDVTDRYNAAYKSNTAATINLKMPLGELREYVAVDQNDIYTPIEVSNAKVANQNLKGTILANGNVDYLIITNNELLSAANRLANLHKTKSNLNVKVVPLDVIYNEFSSGQQDVVAIRNFIRYVYFAGNQTLKYVNLFGDASTDYFDASSNIVPIYHYLYNTLVSSSNNFNDWSTFATDDFYALLNESEGILTSETYTGIDVAIGRMPVKTTQEANAMVSKVEQYLSNENAGRWKNVYTALADDVDAGSDVSLQAALNEMVDELVENKPYFNVKKIIADSYQQQVVAGGPRYPQAKEDFLNGINSGSLVVNYLGHGAETGLGGERYFEIPDIEKLNNLNKYPLFAIMTCDFTRFDNPELKSGGEYLFLREKSGAIGILATTRKIGISSANEFTKNVSRWLFDYNNTLPDVSMAEALMYTKNDTEYMVSEQGMIAFVGDPALKLAMPKPNIIITHVNEEAIENFTGSLRALDRVKLKGQVTTESGQLISNFNGDLAVQMFDKNQERTTLVNDGIGAPMDFTTLGETVFRGNATVTNGIFEIEFVVPKDIKIAVGEGKASFYAVKEATVLDEYTGANTTVKIGGVNENAAEDNKAPEIKLYMNDETFISGGITNNSPLFLVHLEDENGMNTASGIGHDMVAVLDGDENNPIVMNEFYETEPNNFTKGFVNYPFSNLKEGLHTITFKGWDVYNNLATATLDFVVAAETGLQLDKVLNYPNPFVDYTEFWFQHNRPNETLQVQVQILTVSGKIVKTINQTVVSDGVLSKEIKWDGRDDFGDKIGKGVYIYRLKVKSTVSGEQAEKIEKLVIL, from the coding sequence ATGAAAAAAATGTTACCTGTTTTTGCTTTGCTGGGAAGCATTGCCGTAAATGCACAGACAAAAAACGTTCAGTTGCAATGGGGCGAGCAAAATTTGACAATGAGTAATGCCGGAAATTTTTTCTTGCCAAGTTTTCAAACGGAATATTTCGGTTATAATTCGGGCGAGAAAACAATTGGTGCAAAAGTGCTTATTAATAATGTTCAAGGAAATCAAGTACGTATCGTTTCGCAAAATCTGCAAGCGATCGATCTCTCGAAATATAAAGATATCAATGTCAAAAATATTCCGTTGGCAATAAATCCTAAAATCAGTATTTATACTACAAAAGGGGTTAAATCTGCTATTGTAACCTTTAATCCCATTATTAAAACAGCAAGCGGATACAGTAAGGTAACCAATATTGTATTCGAGGTTTTTGGTGCAACCGGTGATAGTTTTGGGAAAGTAGAGCGTATTTTTACGGTAGAGAATTCTGTTTTAGCACAAGGGAACTGGTTTCGCTTTAAGGTGGGTGAAACTGGGGTGTACCGATTAGATAAAAACTTTTTAACCAAATTAGGTATTCCTGCCGATGTAGATCCGCGTACTATTAAAGTATATGGATACGGTGGCGATATGCGGCCTTTGGCAAATAGTAAAAACGAATATTTTGATTTGCCCGAAGTTGCTATTCAGTTTCAGGGCGAACAAGACGGTGTGCTTAATGATAGCGATGCGGCTCTTTTTTATGCCGTGGGAACAAAAGGCTGGAGCAGTGAAAACGCTACTCATTTAAATTTATATAGTAACGATGCGTATTATTATGTAACTTATGGTGGTACTTCGGGTAAGCGAATGCAAACTTATACCGAACCATCGGCTGCGGCAACAGTTACTTATACCGATTATATTGCAAGAGTATTTGATGAGAAAAACATAGAGAATATTGTTCAGTTAAGTCGCAAAACGTTTGGTGAAAATTACGGTCAAAGTTTTGATAAACAGGTGGTACTGCAAACGCCTATGTTAAATTCATCAAAACAGGCAACAATTGGTATCAATGTAGCGGCTATTTCGCAAAATACAACTACTTTTAATATCACATTAAATGGTCAGCAAATAGGAGCACAAACGGTTGACGGAAAATCAAAATCGGATAATATTTTGGCGGCCGAAGCTTATTTTTCAAACCAAAGAAATTTAAGCAGCGAAACCAATAACTTTAATATTGGTTTTAATAATAATGGTGTTCCGTCGGCTCGTGGCTTTTTAGATTTTGTCGCCATAGATTATTACAAACATTTAGCAGGTTATAACAAGCAATTTAAATTTAATTTTGCCGATGCTGTTGCCGAAGTTGGCGTAGGTGCCTTTCAAATTAACAATGCACAATCTATTTCACAGGTTTGGGATGTTACCGATCGATACAATGCCGCTTATAAAAGTAATACCGCAGCTACCATTAACCTAAAAATGCCTTTGGGTGAGTTAAGAGAATATGTAGCTGTTGATCAAAACGATATCTATACACCAATAGAAGTTAGTAATGCTAAAGTAGCCAACCAAAATTTAAAAGGTACCATTTTAGCCAACGGCAATGTAGATTACCTTATTATTACCAACAACGAACTGCTTTCGGCAGCAAACCGCTTGGCAAATCTGCACAAAACAAAAAGCAATTTAAACGTAAAAGTAGTACCGCTTGATGTTATTTATAACGAATTTTCATCGGGTCAGCAAGATGTGGTTGCTATTCGTAATTTTATCCGATATGTTTATTTTGCCGGAAACCAAACCTTAAAATATGTGAATTTATTTGGTGATGCGTCAACCGATTATTTCGATGCGTCGTCTAATATTGTTCCAATCTATCATTATCTTTATAATACGTTAGTTTCTTCTTCAAACAATTTTAACGATTGGAGCACCTTTGCAACCGACGATTTTTATGCGTTGTTGAATGAAAGCGAAGGGATACTTACAAGCGAAACTTATACAGGAATTGATGTAGCTATAGGAAGAATGCCTGTAAAAACCACGCAAGAAGCCAATGCAATGGTTAGTAAAGTAGAACAGTATTTAAGTAACGAAAATGCCGGCAGATGGAAAAACGTATATACTGCTTTGGCAGATGATGTTGATGCCGGAAGCGATGTAAGTTTACAAGCTGCATTAAATGAAATGGTTGATGAATTGGTTGAAAATAAACCGTATTTTAACGTTAAAAAAATAATTGCCGATTCGTATCAACAACAAGTAGTGGCAGGTGGTCCGCGTTACCCGCAAGCAAAAGAAGATTTCTTAAACGGAATTAATTCCGGAAGTTTAGTGGTAAATTATTTGGGGCACGGTGCCGAAACAGGCTTGGGTGGCGAACGCTATTTTGAAATTCCCGATATTGAAAAATTGAATAACCTTAATAAATATCCTTTATTCGCTATAATGACGTGTGATTTTACACGATTTGATAATCCTGAACTAAAATCGGGTGGCGAATATTTATTCCTGCGTGAAAAATCCGGAGCAATTGGCATTTTGGCAACAACACGAAAAATTGGAATAAGTAGTGCGAATGAATTCACAAAAAATGTTTCTCGTTGGTTGTTTGACTACAATAATACGTTGCCCGATGTTTCAATGGCAGAAGCTTTAATGTACACTAAAAATGATACGGAATATATGGTTTCCGAACAAGGTATGATTGCATTTGTAGGCGATCCGGCATTAAAACTGGCAATGCCTAAACCTAATATTATCATTACGCATGTTAACGAAGAAGCTATAGAAAATTTTACCGGTAGCTTACGTGCTTTAGATCGTGTAAAACTCAAAGGTCAGGTAACAACAGAATCGGGTCAGTTAATATCAAACTTTAACGGAGATCTGGCAGTGCAAATGTTCGATAAAAACCAGGAAAGAACCACGTTGGTAAACGATGGAATTGGTGCTCCAATGGATTTTACAACCTTAGGCGAAACTGTTTTTAGAGGAAACGCTACCGTTACTAACGGTATCTTTGAAATTGAATTTGTGGTTCCAAAAGATATTAAAATTGCCGTGGGTGAAGGTAAGGCGAGTTTCTACGCGGTTAAAGAAGCTACTGTTTTAGACGAATATACCGGAGCTAATACAACAGTAAAGATTGGTGGTGTAAACGAAAATGCCGCCGAAGACAATAAAGCACCGGAAATTAAGTTATATATGAATGATGAAACTTTTATTTCGGGCGGAATTACCAATAATTCACCATTGTTCCTGGTGCATTTAGAAGATGAAAACGGAATGAATACTGCCAGTGGAATTGGTCACGATATGGTAGCTGTTTTAGATGGCGATGAAAACAATCCTATTGTAATGAACGAGTTTTATGAAACCGAACCAAATAATTTTACCAAAGGTTTTGTGAACTATCCGTTCAGCAATTTAAAAGAAGGTTTGCACACCATTACATTTAAAGGGTGGGATGTGTACAATAATTTAGCAACTGCAACGTTAGATTTTGTAGTAGCTGCCGAAACCGGCTTACAGTTAGATAAAGTTCTTAATTATCCAAATCCTTTTGTTGATTATACCGAGTTTTGGTTTCAGCACAATCGCCCCAATGAAACGTTACAGGTGCAGGTGCAAATTTTAACTGTTTCAGGAAAAATTGTAAAAACAATCAATCAAACAGTAGTTTCCGACGGCGTTTTGTCTAAAGAAATCAAATGGGACGGACGCGATGATTTTGGAGATAAAATAGGTAAGGGGGTTTATATTTACCGATTAAAAGTAAAATCAACAGTATCTGGCGAACAGGCAGAAAAAATCGAAAAATTAGTAATCTTGTAG
- the porV gene encoding type IX secretion system outer membrane channel protein PorV, with the protein MKRILIAVVSLLAVNNTFAQQVLPVPDGHPLEYNPAITTGVSFLTITPDARSGALGDMGVATSADAFSQFYNPAKYAFAEKQQGFALSYTPYMSKIASDISLMGVSYYNRMNERSAVGASLRYFTLGEINLTNNQGEFQGVEKPNEFSVDVSYSIKLSDHFSMAVAGRYISSNLKLKGDGEASANTFAVDVAGFYESDRMQMGNSEGRLRAGFNFQNMGPKISYTGDDTRASNIPTTLRLGAGYDFILDNYNTVTVYGETTKLLVPSNIQPTFVDANGNEQLDAEEQQSVNSGLQEYRDIGWFSGMFKSFGDAPGGFGEEMREFTWSLGAEYWYQNSFAFRLGYFNEAEDKGARKFATLGAGFKYNIVNIDVSYLFATGKTQNPLENTLRFSLTFNFGRDYFKN; encoded by the coding sequence ATGAAGAGAATTTTAATAGCGGTTGTTAGTTTGTTAGCGGTAAACAACACATTTGCACAGCAAGTATTACCTGTTCCCGATGGGCATCCATTAGAATACAATCCTGCAATTACAACAGGGGTGTCTTTTTTAACCATTACACCCGATGCCCGTTCAGGTGCCTTAGGCGATATGGGGGTTGCAACATCGGCAGATGCGTTTTCGCAATTCTATAACCCGGCAAAATATGCGTTTGCAGAAAAACAACAAGGTTTTGCCTTGTCTTATACGCCATATATGTCTAAAATAGCAAGCGATATTTCGTTAATGGGTGTAAGTTATTACAACCGTATGAACGAGCGTAGTGCCGTGGGGGCAAGTTTGCGGTATTTTACGTTAGGCGAAATTAATTTAACAAATAATCAAGGCGAGTTTCAAGGTGTTGAAAAACCAAACGAATTTTCTGTTGATGTATCTTATAGTATTAAACTTTCAGACCATTTTTCTATGGCAGTTGCCGGGCGATATATCAGTTCTAATTTAAAATTAAAAGGAGATGGTGAAGCAAGTGCTAATACGTTTGCGGTTGATGTAGCCGGATTTTATGAAAGCGATCGTATGCAGATGGGAAATTCTGAAGGAAGATTGCGTGCAGGTTTCAATTTTCAGAATATGGGTCCAAAAATCAGTTATACCGGAGATGACACAAGAGCTAGTAATATCCCAACAACCTTGCGTTTAGGTGCAGGTTACGATTTTATTTTAGACAATTACAATACGGTAACTGTTTATGGTGAAACCACAAAATTGTTAGTGCCTTCTAATATTCAACCCACTTTTGTCGATGCTAACGGCAACGAACAATTAGATGCAGAAGAACAACAATCAGTTAATAGCGGCTTGCAAGAATACCGCGATATAGGATGGTTCTCTGGTATGTTTAAGTCATTTGGCGATGCACCGGGCGGTTTTGGTGAAGAAATGCGCGAGTTTACCTGGTCTTTAGGTGCTGAATATTGGTATCAAAATTCATTTGCTTTCCGTTTAGGTTATTTTAACGAAGCCGAAGATAAAGGAGCGCGTAAGTTTGCAACTTTAGGGGCGGGCTTTAAATACAACATTGTAAATATTGATGTTTCGTATTTATTTGCAACCGGAAAAACACAAAACCCATTAGAAAACACCTTGCGTTTTTCTTTAACGTTTAACTTTGGTAGAGATTATTTTAAAAACTAA